DNA sequence from the Fusarium verticillioides 7600 chromosome 2, whole genome shotgun sequence genome:
CGCCAGGGTTTAGGAGGCCATCAGAGCATTCTGTTCGGTCGCCCTCCTTTGCCACGCAGCCAAGAGGAAGACATCCACTGTCGCCGACAACAAGCCCCAACGCGGGCTTCTCGGCTCCAAGCATGGGCTCCAACGGGTACGGCGGTAGGCCGGCTCAGAATAACATTCCTCCCTTGCAACCAGTTCATATGCTAGGAAGCCTTCAATACAACGATGGCGCAGGAACACCTGTCAAGGTGGATATTTCAGGTGTCATTGACAAGGGCTTCTTTTTATCGGAGAACGAGTGGACGTGTTATCGCAGGAACTACTTCTCTTGCGTCTGCTCCTTTTCTCTGAGCCCTCACATCCCCAACGTCACTATCCAGTACACTGCTAGTGGCTCATCACAACCCGTTCCGATCTTTGGATTCGCCATGTCTATCTCCGCAGTTGTCTCCGACAATGAGCAGCACAACATCGAGCTGGTACAGCATACGCCAAAGAGAGACAAGGGGCCTATAATGAAGCCTGAAAAAATTCGGCTCAGCAACAAGCCCCCACAGGcaagccaccaccaccatatGGGCATGTTCTCAGAGTCGGTTGTACCCAATCGTCCTGTTTACCCCGACAATTTCAGCAATCAGCCTGGCAGCCAACAGTTGCCCACAGAGCACACGTTTGAGCGAATTCAGTTCAAGCAAGCTACCCAGAACAACGGGAAACGCAGAGCTGCTCAGCAATACTACCAACTGGTTGTCGAGCTCTGGGGCGAGGTAGCTAATCAGAGCAGTGGTGATCAATACGTCAAGATAGCCACACGCAAGTCGGCCAAGATGATCGTCCGAGGCCGCTCGCCGGGCCACTATCAAAACGACAGACGCGGAAGCCAAAGCAGCGGACCTGGAGGATCATCGGGCAATATGGGAGGTTACACCGTCAGCGGCATGGCCGACTTCAACAATCCCATGATGGGCGGTCCAAGCTATGCGACAGGTGGTTTCGACGCCCGCAGCAGCCTCTATGGGGTCCGTCATCACGATATACCGCACGAGTCGATGATTCCTCAGGAGGAATCCAAGGCCATCGTCACGACCCGAGAGTACCAGTACTACCCGGCCCCAATGTACGAGTCGCAGAGCGACCGGATCGAGCTGTTTAACCCTCGTGGAGAGCGCGATCACAACGTTGTGCCGCACATGGCCACCGGGATGGACATGAgtggcaagatcaagcatgACTACGATGGTGCCGCTCTGCCCAGCATCTTCCACCCGCCAGCTCAGATTAATGATCGTCCGCCGGGACCCTTCGAGGGCAAGTCGACCTCGAGCGGGTACTATCCCATCCCTTCGTCCGGCATCAACATGACCATGACATCATGATTGGCTGCTACGAGATGCTACGAACATTGCAGTGTGGAAGTTGGCGGCGTTCACAGACCATACTAAGGCGTTACGGAGTCCAGCCTGTGATCTAAAAGTGGAAGAAAAATAAAGGTAAAAATCACGAAACAAATATCGGCAGAGTCTGGAGCAAGAATACAAGCATGGTATTGCATGAGTTTGGGGTTCAAACCCTGGGATCTCCTTCGTTTGATAACATTTTGGCACTTGGCGAGGAGAGTGGGCTTGAATACGCAAAGGCGGGCAGAAAAGCTGCGAATCATAACGACGTGTAcgacaagaagctggagaaacTAGATGCCAGGTTTAACCTGACATTTCATGTGCGAGCAAAAGCAGCATGGTGAGAGAGATTGTACGAGGAGcagagcatcatcatcaatagcGGCAAAGGCAGCcgcagtagcagcagcaaaaTGAGACAACAGGACAGACATGAAAACGTGAGATCAGCTGGTcttgttttctctctctctctctttctgtTTTTGGGGGCGAATGGAAGAAAGGAGGATACCCAGGGTGCATTTATTTTCACTTCTTATGGCACATGGTTTCGTCACTTTGTTTTTGgcacttttttttttagctGAATGTAATTCTTGTCATTTCGTTTCTTTCCTATCCTATCCTATCCTATGCTATCCTCTTGTTGTTGCAGGACACAGCAGCCTGTTGACTGTGAATACTTGGCTTCATGTTCGGCCATATGGGCCGGCTAATGGCTTTCAAAACCTATGTGGGAAGTTGATGAGTAGTGTCTAGCTTGTAGGAGAAggcgatggatggatggatggtggGGGGCTGAAGCATCAGGTGGgaggatggcgttgagacACACAAGGACACTCAGagacagaggcagaggcagaggcagaggcagaggcagaggcagaggcagaggcagaggcagaggcagaggcagaggcagaggcagaggcagaggcagagggATAAGCCGAGAATACGAGGCTAACAGGATCAAGACACAGTCATGTCACATGCATGATTAGGTCCTAGCAGGGTATCTATTCAATGACAACCCGGTTTGCCTCTGGTGCATCCGCGACGGCCACGGTGGAGTGCAGTGCCTAGGTAATGAAATCCGACGGAATGCAGGGCCCCACGGTTGgtggatgaatgaatgaatgaatgaatgggtGGATGGGTTAGCTAGATGTGGTTGGATGCCACTCTCTTGATTTCCGTCTGGCCTTATAATGACACTTTCATTGATaaagatggatgagattggTGTGTAATGATTGACTCGCAAGAATGGCCTTTTGAGGAAATGAACAAGGCCTCAACAGAGGGAACAAGCCAAGATCTTACACTACAGTGCATTACAGTACATCACAGTGCAGTAAAGTGCAGTACAGTCTTGCCGTTACTCAGACATTGGCTCTGGAGTCGCGATTCGAGGTTGCAGATGGAAAGGCCGTATCTACGATAGTCCAAAGGCGGATGCATTTTGCGACTGTTTTAGATGCAAGGGTGCTGCTAGGCTattcatcatccttgctATATCACATCAGTGGCCTACACAGTATGCGTAAGCATCTATTCATCCACTGCAAGtattggatggatggatgtgtATCGACAAATACGGGGTATTATttgtttgaggttgaggctgaggttgaggttgcgCGGTTGAGGCTACAAAGTTAGGTTAGTTGGATTAAGGTTACCCTCCGGACGCTAAAATCAACAAAACACGTTTTTTTTTTCCGCCGGCGGGAATGGGCCGGACCGCTAATTCAAATAGGCAGAGGAAGACGCCTTGACGTTTTTGCAGTTAGTTTAGTTCTACTCTACGGAGATTGAGAGGATATAACGGAAACGGTTTTgatttaaaaaaaaaaaaaaaaatagtTGAAATGAGGCTATGGAGTCTTTGGGGTCGCGACAGGCCGAGCACGCACAGAGCGGGAGTgcccatccatccacatCCATGCATCCAATACTTGGATCAAattatttctcttcttgtcatttTAGGGCGGAGACAAGATGCGAGATGATGGAATTAGGCTTGTCACGCGGAAATGATCAGCTCTCTTTtaggtatgtactgtacctgCTTTCCTCACGACCCgctgaagagagagagagagagtttGAGATTAGATCGACGCTAGGAAAGTAAAGCAAGGTACCCAAGGTATActgtatgtacggagtacctaggtattgGATGTATCGTGAGGTTCTGGATCGCAGAGTGGAGACCAAAGCGGCTCGGAGATTTAATTACATATGACGATAAACAATTGTATCAGATGCTGCAGATACGAATGAGATAATCTGCGTGGTTTTTATCGGGTTAgtagagaagagagagatgtTTTGGCCTATTGTTGGTAGATTGTTGGCTCGGACTCGTTGGTAGAAAATCAAACAGAACAAGACGGGACAAGACAACCTAGACAGGGTACAGTACAGGACAGTACAGTCACAGTGGACAAGGGCCCCGGAGATATCTATCGATGGAAGTGATCAGGTTAGTGAACCTTATATCGAGAACCCTGCTGCAagcatgtatgtatgtatgtatttCTCGCATTGGTGTGAGCTTTGGGGTTACGAGAGGGCCAAGAGGTGTGATTGACCAGGTAGACaagcagacagacagactACTCAGTGAGAGTACGGATGGATGCCTACAGTAAAAGAGATCGATCAAGCCTCGATGCTACCATGCGCGTCAGTGGGAGTCATCAATATGAGAATGTGTGAACACatagctacctaggtaagtagagtacggagtacctagATAGCCTATAAGTGGGGAGTTGTCTCTCTGCAGTGCATCAAAGCAAGACACCAAGATATGATATTCCACAGGCTATAGTCCCTTGTAAAAAGCAAATGAATTGAGGGAAAAAAGGTCCATGTACGGATACTTTGCTTTTCACTGCATTATACCCCTCACCTCCATGTCACCGAGTACCCGGTCGGGGCCTCTCCTGTTGACACCTCGACACCCTCCTATTGTCGACCGAGGCGGGTGATTTCTGCAGCCTCCATCTCCCCGGGTTACGCAGCAGCTGAAATGTGAGTTACATCTGTGCTACAATCTAACACATGCAGATTCTCAGTCGCAACCAATCATATCCTTGCATCTAGACggacagacagacagagagagagacagagagaggatCAGAGAACGCCAAAGGCCGAGGAACAGGACGAAGTCGCGAGTTTgagaccaagatcttgggatACTTTTAAGTTTTATATCGACCTCTCGCCTCTTCGGCTTTTGATCTCGCTATTATCTATCTATCCCACCTAGGAATTCTAATCCTGCCCCCTCTTTTCAGCCGAGACCTTGTATTATGATGTACTCGTACTACTCTGTACCttactcactcactcactataCAGATACGGATCGATACTAACGTCAACACACAATCTTCAGTAGATGAACTTCTTTTCCGTCTCCGGCGATGACGTAGGCTTGGCACATTCGATACGCTAATGCTCAATTTAtaacaaaaaaaaagaaagaaaagaaaagaaaagagagagaaaaataaaaataaaaaggGACATGTCAATTTGGTGAGACAagccccccctcccccccaGGCacttttttctctctctccctctctcttAGGTTTCGTTCTCTTTGGTTTTGTCTCACTGTCTGTCTCTACTAATCAACGCCAAGAGAAAAGGTCGCCCAACCCTGGATTTGAGGCTCATGCAGGTCTTTTCACCGGTGACGCATCCCTGCCTCCCTTGGCTACCATGTCCCCACTCATGAGGCCTTCCTCGGACGCCGGTTTGAAAatataggtacctaggctACGAGAGGGCAGCGCCTACAACGGATTTGAAATCGGCTGGGGTcaggaccaggaccaggaccaggaccaggaccagAACATGGTCTAGGGTGGTGTGACTCGCAAGGACGCGAGATTCTGATATATGACAGGCAGAACAGTCTAACGTGAGAAAAATCATTACCTCTCTTGGTTTACGAGTCAGTCTGTCAGTTTAACGAAAAATAATGATGTGGTGTGATTTTGGTTTAGACTTAAAAAAAAATCAGAACCAAGCaagatataatataatataaatgGAGAGTCAAAAATGTTGATATCAAAAGACATTGACCACTGATTAAATCTAGATGCCTCCCTTCTGCATATGCATTTCCATTCTGTCTCTTCCATCTATATTCATGCATATTCAACACACACACCGTAGACATCTAACCAGCTGCAATCTTTCTTCCCAAGGTACTCATAGTCTCATACCCTCCAGATAGCAtcagccatcttggccacCATGCCCATCTCCTGCGTGTCGTGTACCCTCACTATGTCCGCACCGCCCTGAACCGCCGCTGCCACCGTCGCCGCCGTGCCCCACGTCCGTTGCTTCGGCTCCGTGACTCCCGTGATCTTGCCGACAAAAGTCTTCCGGCTCGATCCAACGAGCCACGGCAGGCCCTGAAGCCCCGGCCAGTATCGCAGCTCCTCCAGCCGTCGAAGAATCTCGAGGTTCTGCTCTCCCGTCTTGGCGAAGCCGATACCCGGGTCCAGAATCATGCGCCACCGCCGGATACCCGCTGCCTCGGCCGCTGCTACgcgctcgagaagctctgATGCTATTGTGGGAATAAGCCCATCTGGATACGAGGTCAACTTTGTCATGGTCTGCGGTGTCCCGCGCATATGCATCAGACATATCGTTTTCTCAAGACGGCCGACGGTAGAAAGCATATCTGGGTCCAGCAGACCAGCCGAAACATcgttgatgatatctgcTCCGCTAGCAATGGCTTCCTCGGCAACGGATGCACGATACGTGTCAATGCTGATAGCCACATCACGAGCTTCAGGAATCGATCGAATCAGCTGAACAGCAGGCACAACGCGGGatgcttcctcctcggctgATACTTCTGGTCGGCCAGGGGCAGTTGACTGGCCGCCAACGTCGATAATCGAAGTTCCGTTCTTGACCATATTCATAATGGTCTGAGCGAGGTTATCTCGATCGTGAAAGCCACCATCTGAAAACGAATCCGGCGtcaagttgagaatgccCATGACATGGGTCTTCCGCTTTGCAGCAAGAGGCGTCAAAGAACCTGCCGTCGAAGAAAGCGGTGTCATGGAAGACAATGGCTCGCCAAGGGGCAGCTCATTTAGATTATCCTGTATGAGCTTCCACGGTTTCGTCGGATCCAATGATTTTGCCGGAATGAGTCTGCAATTTGCCGTTAGAATACTTCGATTGTGTTTTTCTGTGCAACGTACTCGACCAGGGGTCTGAGAACAAACTCTCGCTCCAATATGCCGATATGGGGAACCTTGAGCCGCTCGTGGTCAACCTTTTCGTCGCCATACAAAAGTATGTCCAAATCAATGTTACGCGGACCCTTGTCGATGACCTTCTTTCGCCCCATGTCATTCTCAATGGCTTGCAGTTGGTCTAGAAGGGCTATAGGGTCAAGTTCTGTCTCGACCTAGTAGATTCGTCAGCGCGGGAACGCGAACGGGCGCTTTTTTGATATACATACCTCACAAGCGCCGTTGATAAAGCGATCCTGGTCGGTAACATACATGGGCTCTGTCTCCCAGAGGCTACTGGtcctcttgaccttgattcCTCGGCGGTCCATCTCGTTGCATGCCCGCTCAATCTCAGCAACTCTGTCTCCCATATTGCTCCCAAGAGCGATATATGCCGTCTTCTTTTGCGGTCCGCTGCTCCCACAGCCACCTCCACTTGTGCGAGCACATCCACAGGCATTGCGCTTAATATCAGGCATGTTGCACCTTACAAGAGGACGGAGGCACGCATGGTGGGCATAATATCGCTGGTGAGGCCTTGTTGACGTCAACAAACATCGCAATACCGGGGCGAAAGCCAGGACAGAGCCGGGAGAAGCATTGTGGCCGTTGCTTCTGAGGCTCTGGATAAGAAATCGCGATgggagaagaggttgtcTCATGGTGAGCGGTGCTGCTTTAGCTACATGACTGACGATTCAGAGCATGTTGTTGAGTGAGTTCGGAGGATTGAAGCCGAGAAAATTTGCGTTAACGAGACACTAGGGGTGGGGATAGTGTCTTCAACGGTGCTAACAGCTCTTGAATTCTGAAAGGCTGTGTATGAGGCTGTAGCGGATGTTGCGATACTTTTTGGAGGAGACAATAAGCTGACGAGAGCGGCATAGGGCTACGCGGTTGAGCTCCTGCATTTCCGAGCTGACTGTACGGGGAATGCGATGCATGTGAGGTGGTCGTTACGATTCATGTCACGGGGTCTTTTGAATCTtgggtctggtctggtctggtctggtcttTGCTGACTGTTTCTGCCGTTAGCACCGAGCACATGTCAGAGACGTTGAACATGGGGATTACTAAGTTTGCCATTTTGGGTAGGTTCGATTCTTTGAGAGAACGAAAAGAACAGCACAATCATTTTAGCAGGTGCTTCGGTTATACCGGGTTCCGTCGCTAACAGTAACAGTCGAGTCAGGCCATTCTCACTCCATTTCAAAAATTGTTaacagcttctcctctttcgTCCCGAGGTATCTTCCCCGGATTCAAAGTGACACTATCCCCAATGCGGTAATCGCTCCTACTCCACACTCTTCCTGCTCAGGCTGAGACGACACTCTACCTAGAGACTAAGGTAGACCTCGGCATGTGGTCCCTCGTTACCTCCTTCCTAGGTAGTTCCTGCCATCGCGAGCCGTGCTTCTAACCTCTTTCCCTGCGAAACCCCCTCTCTATCTGCTGATTCTTTTTATACCCCGgatttcttctccatctctcgattcctccttttctccatcaatcaatcttgttcttgatcccaccaccagaagaagcaacaagTCAGGCGCGACACGATAGACAAAGACAACCAGACAACATGGCCTCACCACGTACGTCATCAGCGCAATCTCCAGATCCCTCAGCGATCGCTAACATGCTCCCTCACAGAGAAGCTCCGAACCCCTATCACCGATCTTTTCAAGATCCAACACCCCGTCCTCCTCGCGGGCATGAACGTTGCCGCCGGCCCTAAGCTCGCTGCCGCTGTCTCCAACGCTGGTGGTCTCGGTGTCATTGGTGGTGTCGGATACACTCCTGACATGCTGCGCGAGCAGATcgctgagctcaagagctacctcaacgacaagaacgCTCCCTTCGGTGTTGATCTGCTTCTCCCCCAGGTCGGCGGCAGCGCTCGCAAGACTAAGTAAGTCCGGGCACCGCGGATTCGTGGCCCTCGGCCTTGAGATTTTGCGATCACATGCAGATCTCACCAGTGACGAACAAAGCGCTGACATATGACACTCCGCAGCTACGATTACACCAAGGGTAAGCTCAACGAGCTCGTCGACATTATCATCGAGGAGGGCGCCAAGCTCTTCGTCTCTGCCGTCGGTGTCCCCCCCAAGGCTGTCGTCGACAAGCTCCACGCCAATGGCATTGTTTACATGAACATGGTCGGTCACGTCAAGCACGTCCAGAAGTGTCTTGACCTCGGCGTCGATATCATTTGTGCTCAGGGTGGCGAGGGTGGTGGCCACACTGGTGACATCCCCACAACCGTCCTCATCCCCGCTGTTGTCGACATCTGCAAGAAGCACAAGTCTCCTCTCACCGGCGGCCCCGTCCAGGTCATCGCTGCTGGTGGTATTCACAACGGTCAGCTCCTCGCTGCTGCGCTCATGATGGGCGCTGGCGCTGTCTGGGTCGGAACCCGATTCATCCTCAct
Encoded proteins:
- a CDS encoding oxidoreductase, with product MASPQKLRTPITDLFKIQHPVLLAGMNVAAGPKLAAAVSNAGGLGVIGGVGYTPDMLREQIAELKSYLNDKNAPFGVDLLLPQVGGSARKTNYDYTKGKLNELVDIIIEEGAKLFVSAVGVPPKAVVDKLHANGIVYMNMVGHVKHVQKCLDLGVDIICAQGGEGGGHTGDIPTTVLIPAVVDICKKHKSPLTGGPVQVIAAGGIHNGQLLAAALMMGAGAVWVGTRFILTDEAGAPKAHKEAVRTSGHDDNIRTIIWTGRPMRVRNNDYINDWEVNRQAEIKELVAKGVIPYEADLDKLAEAASDNDSDDDEDLLDKYRPYLMGKCAAVVNEQKPAKAVVDEFVDDAVAWLQRGNKMIAKL
- a CDS encoding dihydropteroate synthase; protein product: MRQPLLPSRFLIQSLRSNGHNASPGSVLAFAPVLRCLLTSTRPHQRYYAHHACLRPLVRCNMPDIKRNACGCARTSGGGCGSSGPQKKTAYIALGSNMGDRVAEIERACNEMDRRGIKVKRTSSLWETEPMYVTDQDRFINGACEVETELDPIALLDQLQAIENDMGRKKVIDKGPRNIDLDILLYGDEKVDHERLKVPHIGILEREFVLRPLVELIPAKSLDPTKPWKLIQDNLNELPLGEPLSSMTPLSSTAGSLTPLAAKRKTHVMGILNLTPDSFSDGGFHDRDNLAQTIMNMVKNGTSIIDVGGQSTAPGRPEVSAEEEASRVVPAVQLIRSIPEARDVAISIDTYRASVAEEAIASGADIINDVSAGLLDPDMLSTVGRLEKTICLMHMRGTPQTMTKLTSYPDGLIPTIASELLERVAAAEAAGIRRWRMILDPGIGFAKTGEQNLEILRRLEELRYWPGLQGLPWLVGSSRKTFVGKITGVTEPKQRTWGTAATVAAAVQGGADIVRVHDTQEMGMVAKMADAIWRV